The following is a genomic window from Stegostoma tigrinum isolate sSteTig4 chromosome 24, sSteTig4.hap1, whole genome shotgun sequence.
tggcatgctttccatgctgtaggaattctcTAATTGAGTAAAAGTCAGTGTCTGTGCGCACACTTTCTGGCAATGCCATATTTAACTTACTAGTTATTTGTATTCATCCTGATTATAGTTATCCAGTACATACTACATTTATTTTCAAGTTTAAACTAACTTGCAGAATAGCTGTACTGTGCACTGTTTCCTTGCATTGATTTGCACCCTATTTCTTTCCCTGTTGGCTCTGAATAGCTGGGACTACACTGTTGTAAATTTTCATAGGATTCTTACAGATGGTTTTGTTAATATCATGAGCTTTTTAAGAACGTGTCTAAATTGGGATTGTTTGCTTTAGTGTGACAGCTTGGTTTTGTTACTTATGACTATCACTATCAAGGACAGTAACTAAAACTTTGCTTTTTTAAACTAGCTTTCCTGACTCTTATCATGGCTCGTGGGCAGCAGAAGATACAAGCTCAGCAAAAGAATGCCAAGAGACAAGCTGAAAAGAAAAAGGGAGGATCTGATCAAAAAGCAGCAGCAAAAGCAGCACTTGTGCACACATGTCCTGTCTGCAAGGTAAAGGAATAGTCTTCAGAGCAATACTATTGTAACGTGGGGTTAGGATGTATGTGTTTAGATTAACTGCTATGAGATGTTGTAAATCCTGGTTTTAAACACTTGCAAAAATTCCAGATTAATTGTGCAGATAGTTTTAATTACAGTTTACAGCAAGCTAATTTTTTCATGTCAATTTGCtgactttttaaattaatttaaacagTAGGTCTTCAGTGGAACAGCTGATTTAAAATTTGACCCATACAGTCCAGGGATATCTCTGGCTTATACCTCTGTTTATTAAGTGATTGCTTAACTCAGATTCAGCCAGACTTTGCAAACTGTTTATGCCATGACTTCTTCAGAAGGAAAACAACCAAAAGTTCTGTTTCTGGAAGCTGATAGTGTGAATTCAATGAAGGGCTGATTCAAATTTGTGCTGCTTGAAGTTATGTAACCGGCCAGACATTGGTTTCTTGCATATAGATATATACTGCTCATCTTTTACTTGTGAGGAGAAAGACTGGGTGAGACTTGACTGACCACAACTGTGAAATTGTTCCTTTTATCTGAGTACATGACTTGGAAAGGTTTGGGATAAAATGAGAAGCTACACTTCAAAGCCTCGACTTCCAGTGCTGCGTCCTTAGTTTAATTTCAACACCTACTCTGGTTTCAACCATACTTCAATCCTGACTCAGCTCAGCTAACTATGGTTAGAGATTCAATCCGGACTAACCAACATTTTGATTTGTATTTGAGTAATGCTGAGAGCCATTGTGTAATTCTTACTACATTGACTTCCTTTGATTTGAAGCTACTGAGTACTGTGAATTTTAGTAATGGTTATTCACCTATTTATCACATACTTACCTCTACAATATTTTCTCCCTTTCAGACACAGATGCCAGATCCTAAAACTTTCAAACAACATTTTGAGAGCAAACACCCTAAATCTCCATTGCCTCCTGAATTAGTTGATGTACAGGCATAAAGAAAACAAGACTTTTGGATTTGGGTGAGAAACTAAGTTTATTGCTAATTAACCAGAAAGGGGGTAAACAATCTGTATGCAGCCTTTAAATTCTGGGAACAGTTGAGCTGGTATTTTTGATTCTTTATTTTCCCATAATTTTTTAATAACTTGTGCAGAGAATTCTCTATTGATTTTTATTGCAAGTACTTGAGATTTTGGCTGCTTAATTTgatgtttgttttcattttaagttAGAAATTAGCTAAATATAAATGGCCAAAATCTAATAGCTAAAATGTATTGTAACTTTTCAATCTACCTTTTGCTTTATTAAAGTCACATTTTACCAACTCCACCCGGCTGGTAACTCTGAATCATGTAAATGAAAGTGAGGCGGCATATCTTTGACATTTTTCTCAAAAGCAAATGCCTGTTTTCTACTTCATGTACTGACTTAGTTCCTTGCAGCCATATTTCTATCAATGTATCATTTACCTTCATTATCAATTTTTTATGCATAAACAACATCCCAAGGATTCTACAGTAGTCAAATTTTATAGCACGTTGATGTTAGAAACAGAAAACTTGGACTTCTGTAGCAGGCTTTAAAAGTACTGAATACAAATACTTTTTAATAAGTATTGTAGCAAGTAAGTGATTAAAATGCTAAGTTTTAGAAAACAAAAATCCCACATAACATCTAGCCACCAAAAACTAGCTGTTCTTACCTGACTAGTTTGGCCAGCAGCTGTTGAGTAGTAGCTAACCAAATTTAAATAGCCCAGAAAAATGAGTACTTCTGAGTGTGCATTACAGCCAGAAGACACATATTAAACTATGTCCCATATTCATATTCCTAAGTGCAAGACCAGGATCAACTTCTGCAAAATTAGCTAACACAAGCTCAAATGTGGCAGTGCAACCTTTTTGTCAAGAGCTGCTCAAATTAGTGTTTACTTTAAAATTTAGACTGTTGAAACACCCTGTATCTTCCATTGATATTTGCCAGTATATTCTGCTGTTGAGATTGACTTGGTTGTAATTTGGCATAATTAATCATGCAGTTTTGAACCAAACTTGACTGTAGTAATCCTGTTtgcatgtttctttttctttattagtTATTCTTTTGTAGTTGGGTATTACAGTCCTAATAGCTTCAATGTAGATTATTCTAGGCTGCTACTTCAGTGGAGAACAGTAATAGAAATTAAGAGGTGGAATTGAAAAATGACTAAGTTGCAATTTTGAGTTTTGATGGTGAGGATAAATGAAATGATTGGAATTTGGCTTTGCCACTTTGTGGAAAATGCATTGCATGTTATAATTGTAGTCTTATTTGAGCTGGGATGTAGGTTTGAGTGCAGTTGGTTGCACTTGCACACTAAAAACAGTAATGGAGAAAATATGTGAAGgttttgaaatgtcaacttcAAAA
Proteins encoded in this region:
- the zgc:91910 gene encoding zinc finger protein 706-like codes for the protein MARGQQKIQAQQKNAKRQAEKKKGGSDQKAAAKAALVHTCPVCKTQMPDPKTFKQHFESKHPKSPLPPELVDVQA